GGAGAATTCGGCCTACAGCTCATGACCGCGACCGTGAACACCAAGGCGGCGATCCTCGCCGAGGCGCTGCCGTGGCTCAAGCAGCTGAACGACAAGATCGTCGTCATCAAGTACGGCGGCAACGCGATGACCGACGACCGGCTCAAGGCGGCTTTTGCCGACGATATGGTGTTCCTGCGCAACGCCGGTATTCACCCGGTCGTGGTACACGGCGGCGGTCCGCAGATCAGCGCGATGCTCAAGAAGCTGGGCATCGAAGGCGAATTCAAGGGCGGGTTTCGGGTCACCACCCCCGAGGTGCTCGACATCGCGCGCATGGTGCTGTTCGGTCAGGTCGGCCGCGAGCTGGTGAACCTCATCAACGCCCATGGCCCGTACGCGGTCGGCATCACCGGAGAGGACGCCCATTTGCTCACGGCGGTGCGACGCGGGGTCACCGTGGACGGTGTTCTCACCGACATCGGCCTGGTGGGCGACATCGATCACGTCAATTCCGCCGCCGTCCTGGATCTCATTGCCGCCGGACGTATTCCGGTGATCTCGACCATCGCGCCGGACGCCGACGGTGTGGTGCACAACATCAACGCCGACACCGCCGCTGCCGCGGTGGCCAAAGCCCTGGGCGCCGAGAAGCTGCTGATGCTCACCGACGTCGAAGGCCTCTACACCCGGTGGCCCGACCGGGATTCGCTGGTCAGCCAGATCGACACCGTCACCCTGGCCGAGATGCTGCCGACCTTGGAGACCGGGATGATCCCCAAGATCGAAGCCTGCCTGCGGGCCGTGGAGGGTGGAGTACCCAGCGCGCACGTGATCGACGGACGGGTCGAACATTGTGTGCTGGTCGAACTGTTCACCGACGAAGGCACCGGCACGAAAGTGGTTCCATGAGCGGCGGGCAGGAGCGAAGCGACATGGGGAAGCGACACAGCCTGATTGAGCGTTGGTCCGACGTCATGATGGACAACTACGGCACCCCGCCGCTGGCATTGGCCAGCGGCGACGGCGCCGTCGTCACCGATGAGAACGGGAAGACCTACCTCGATCTGCTCGGCGGCATCGCGGTCAACATCCTCGGCCACCGCCACCCGGCGATCATCGATGCGGTCACCACCCAGTTGAACACCCTGGGCCACACCTCGAATCTGTATGCCACCGAGCCTGGCATCGCGCTGGCCGAGGCGCTGGTCGACCTGCTCGGCGCGCCGGCGCGGGCGTTCTTCTGCAACTCCGGCACCGAGGCCAACGAGGTCGCCTTCAAGATCACCCGGCTGACCGGTCGCACGAAACTCGTTGCCGCCCAGAACGCTTTCCATGGCCGCACGATGGGCTCGCTCGCGTTGACCGGCCAGCCCGCCAAGCAGGCGCCGTTCGAACCGCTGCCCGGCTTCGTCACTCACGTTCCCTACGGCGATGTCGATTCGCTCGCAGCAGCCGTCGATTCGGACACCGCGGCGGTGTTCCTGGAACCCATCATGGGTGAGGGTGGCGTGGTGGTGCCGCCCGAGGGCTATCTGGCCGCCGCGCGCGAGATCACCAGCCGCCACGGCGCGCTGCTGGTGCTCGACGAGGTGCAGACCGGCGTCGGGCGCACCGGGGCCTTCTATGCCCACCAGCACGACGGCATCACCCC
This is a stretch of genomic DNA from Mycobacterium sp. ELW1. It encodes these proteins:
- the argB gene encoding acetylglutamate kinase, yielding MTATVNTKAAILAEALPWLKQLNDKIVVIKYGGNAMTDDRLKAAFADDMVFLRNAGIHPVVVHGGGPQISAMLKKLGIEGEFKGGFRVTTPEVLDIARMVLFGQVGRELVNLINAHGPYAVGITGEDAHLLTAVRRGVTVDGVLTDIGLVGDIDHVNSAAVLDLIAAGRIPVISTIAPDADGVVHNINADTAAAAVAKALGAEKLLMLTDVEGLYTRWPDRDSLVSQIDTVTLAEMLPTLETGMIPKIEACLRAVEGGVPSAHVIDGRVEHCVLVELFTDEGTGTKVVP
- a CDS encoding acetylornithine transaminase, which produces MGKRHSLIERWSDVMMDNYGTPPLALASGDGAVVTDENGKTYLDLLGGIAVNILGHRHPAIIDAVTTQLNTLGHTSNLYATEPGIALAEALVDLLGAPARAFFCNSGTEANEVAFKITRLTGRTKLVAAQNAFHGRTMGSLALTGQPAKQAPFEPLPGFVTHVPYGDVDSLAAAVDSDTAAVFLEPIMGEGGVVVPPEGYLAAAREITSRHGALLVLDEVQTGVGRTGAFYAHQHDGITPDIVTLAKGLGGGLPIGACLAIGPTADLLTPGLHGSTFGGNPVCTAAALAVLKVLAQEDLVTRADVLGKTLSHGIEALDHPLVDHVRGRGLLRGVVLTAPQGKIVETAARDAGFLVNAAAPDVVRLAPPLIISEAQIDSFLHALPAILDEAAR